Proteins found in one Bremerella volcania genomic segment:
- a CDS encoding DUF1592 domain-containing protein, with translation MPHLSKRASDPRYVLWSVVLLNMFVLWEAPTCLADELSPEMSRWGERYAKDILPIIQSRCIECHRGKDADGEFDLSRFTSGEVAAKAGDVWERVARRIRQNEMPPEGSPGLNDPQKGAFNGWLDSRPDQDLCNQLASDETQAWYRGHVMSRRLTRTEYRNAVRDLIGLELKPHELPPSDGAGGEGFDTVGDALFTSPIHMEAYLVAADRIIETALPDHLDGVSPDVIAAREAILSDVSATIGPKSDSSHREAAKQCIKRFARRAWRRPVSEEDLERLLAIYDAALVRRGGLVAALREPLKAVLVSPHFLFVVESEPAGGGVQRITAHQMATRLSLLIWSSIPDDRLLTLADEEKLFDENTLRKEIRRMLADPKAIALGENFGLQWLGLREFGNGPRPDADVFPQFDDALAEDMREEAILTVANVFREDEPLTHLVDAQYIYANARLAKYYGLSIDEGAGWQRVELPNRQRGGVMTMASVLTSASYPRRTSPVLRGRWILEEVLGSRVPPPPPNVPALEESHEEGKNLTLRERLEVHRQKAECASCHNRMDPLGFGLENFDGIGRWRENDNGQPIDAAGKLPSGDKFSGPEELKTVILKRSGEFQKHFVRKLIGFAYGRELNKFDNCVVDHCLKKLKENDLKAAVLIEEIALSYPFQHRYFKSDK, from the coding sequence ATGCCACATCTTTCAAAGCGCGCTAGCGACCCGCGATACGTTCTATGGAGCGTTGTACTGCTGAATATGTTCGTATTGTGGGAGGCCCCTACCTGTCTGGCCGACGAGCTTTCGCCGGAAATGTCGCGCTGGGGGGAGCGCTATGCCAAGGACATTTTGCCGATCATCCAATCGCGATGCATTGAATGCCATCGGGGGAAAGATGCGGATGGGGAATTCGACTTAAGTCGCTTTACCAGTGGCGAAGTTGCCGCCAAGGCCGGCGATGTCTGGGAACGCGTGGCCCGACGGATCCGGCAAAACGAAATGCCACCGGAAGGAAGCCCGGGACTGAACGACCCGCAAAAGGGTGCCTTCAATGGTTGGCTCGATTCTCGTCCAGACCAAGATCTCTGTAATCAGCTGGCATCGGACGAAACCCAGGCCTGGTATCGCGGTCATGTAATGAGTCGTCGATTGACGCGAACCGAATATCGCAACGCGGTTCGAGACCTGATCGGTCTCGAATTGAAACCACATGAACTACCACCTTCCGATGGTGCAGGTGGCGAAGGATTCGATACCGTCGGAGATGCGTTATTTACCTCCCCGATTCATATGGAAGCGTACCTGGTCGCTGCCGATCGAATCATTGAAACGGCACTTCCGGATCATCTGGATGGAGTATCGCCCGACGTCATTGCCGCCAGAGAGGCAATTCTTTCTGATGTATCCGCAACCATTGGTCCGAAAAGCGACTCTAGTCATCGAGAAGCGGCAAAGCAGTGCATCAAGCGATTTGCACGGCGAGCCTGGCGACGCCCGGTATCGGAAGAAGATCTGGAACGCTTACTTGCCATCTACGATGCTGCTCTTGTTCGAAGGGGCGGCTTGGTGGCGGCGCTTCGCGAACCGCTCAAAGCGGTTCTGGTGTCGCCTCACTTTCTGTTTGTCGTCGAGTCGGAACCTGCTGGCGGCGGAGTGCAGCGAATCACGGCCCATCAAATGGCGACCCGCTTGTCGTTGCTGATTTGGTCGTCGATTCCTGACGATCGGCTGTTAACCCTCGCAGACGAGGAAAAGCTCTTCGACGAGAATACTCTACGGAAGGAAATCCGTCGCATGCTGGCAGACCCTAAAGCCATCGCGCTGGGAGAGAACTTCGGTTTGCAGTGGCTGGGACTACGCGAATTTGGCAACGGACCTCGACCCGATGCAGATGTGTTTCCTCAGTTCGACGATGCGCTAGCGGAGGACATGCGAGAAGAGGCCATCCTGACGGTTGCCAATGTCTTTCGAGAAGATGAGCCTTTGACGCATCTTGTAGACGCTCAGTACATCTACGCTAATGCGCGGTTAGCCAAATATTATGGGCTGTCGATTGACGAGGGGGCCGGCTGGCAGCGAGTCGAGCTGCCGAATCGGCAACGAGGTGGTGTGATGACGATGGCTAGTGTCTTGACGTCGGCATCGTACCCACGACGAACGAGCCCGGTACTGCGAGGAAGATGGATCTTAGAGGAAGTCTTAGGATCTCGCGTTCCACCTCCGCCCCCGAATGTGCCGGCGCTTGAAGAGTCGCATGAAGAGGGTAAAAACCTGACGCTTCGCGAACGGCTTGAGGTGCATCGTCAAAAGGCCGAGTGTGCCAGTTGTCATAACCGAATGGATCCTCTGGGATTCGGCCTGGAGAATTTCGACGGCATTGGTCGATGGCGGGAAAACGACAACGGACAGCCCATCGACGCGGCCGGCAAGCTTCCTTCGGGAGATAAGTTTAGCGGACCGGAAGAATTGAAAACGGTCATCTTGAAGCGAAGTGGTGAGTTTCAGAAACACTTCGTGCGGAAATTGATCGGATTCGCGTATGGACGCGAGCTGAATAAGTTCGACAACTGCGTCGTTGATCACTGTTTGAAGAAGCTGAAAGAGAACGACTTGAAGGCTGCGGTTTTGATTGAAGAGATTGCCCTGTCCTATCCCTTTCAGCACCGTTACTTCAAGTCGGACAAATAA
- a CDS encoding DUF1552 domain-containing protein, which yields MNKKIESAKALSRRRFLQGCGVALSLPWMPSLAPRIAEAAEANGPPVRSAFLYFPNGVWEKDWIPKEAGDHYELTPSLTPLADVRQDVLVLTGLDKKHSHGGDGHYAKTANFLTGMPVTKTTGKDISSGGISVDQLMAQHTGKFTPLPSLELGTEPVISGIDSNVGYTRLYGSHISWQSPTRPVAKEINPRLVYQRLFGKTLTPDSTKAESYRNLLDFVLEDARRLRPTLGRDDQFKMDEYLDSVRAVEKRIEFATKGEQGDWQPDVDDHVLAAAQPGVPGDFREHIAIMLDLIVLAFQTDSTRVASMMFANDVSGRNFSFLDGVRGGHHELSHHENKKEKIEQYQRINRWHVEQFAQMLTKLRSIKEGDGTLLDNCMILFGSSMSDGNRHDPDNLPILLGGRGGRSLNSGRHLPADGQVPLCNLYHAMLDRMGVEVEAFGDSTGPLKDLA from the coding sequence ATGAACAAGAAAATCGAATCTGCCAAGGCTTTGTCGCGTCGCCGCTTCTTGCAGGGATGCGGGGTGGCGTTGAGCCTGCCGTGGATGCCATCGCTTGCTCCGAGAATTGCCGAAGCGGCTGAAGCTAATGGTCCACCGGTTCGCTCCGCTTTCCTTTACTTTCCCAATGGAGTATGGGAGAAGGACTGGATTCCCAAAGAAGCCGGCGATCACTACGAACTCACCCCATCGCTAACTCCGTTGGCGGATGTCCGCCAGGATGTACTCGTGTTGACGGGGCTGGATAAGAAGCACAGCCATGGAGGGGATGGTCACTATGCTAAGACGGCAAACTTTTTGACAGGAATGCCGGTTACCAAGACAACGGGCAAGGATATCAGCAGCGGAGGGATTTCTGTTGATCAATTAATGGCACAGCATACAGGGAAGTTCACTCCCCTCCCGTCGCTTGAACTGGGGACCGAGCCGGTTATCAGCGGCATTGACAGCAATGTGGGGTATACCAGACTCTACGGTTCCCATATTTCATGGCAGTCCCCTACCCGCCCCGTGGCCAAGGAAATCAATCCGCGATTGGTTTATCAGCGGTTGTTTGGCAAGACGCTAACTCCTGATTCCACCAAGGCGGAGTCATATCGAAACTTGCTTGACTTCGTGCTTGAGGATGCAAGACGCTTACGCCCGACGCTGGGTCGCGACGATCAGTTCAAGATGGACGAATACCTTGATTCGGTACGGGCCGTTGAGAAGCGTATTGAGTTCGCCACCAAGGGAGAACAGGGGGACTGGCAGCCAGACGTGGACGATCATGTTCTCGCGGCCGCCCAGCCAGGCGTTCCCGGTGATTTTCGCGAACACATCGCGATCATGCTGGATCTGATCGTGCTGGCATTTCAAACCGATTCGACGCGCGTGGCGTCAATGATGTTTGCTAACGACGTATCTGGCAGAAACTTTTCTTTCCTGGATGGCGTGCGCGGCGGTCATCATGAACTGTCGCACCACGAAAACAAAAAGGAAAAGATCGAACAGTATCAACGCATCAATCGTTGGCACGTCGAGCAGTTCGCACAGATGCTAACCAAACTGCGAAGCATCAAGGAAGGAGACGGAACCTTGCTGGACAATTGCATGATCTTGTTTGGTTCCAGCATGTCGGATGGGAATCGCCATGATCCCGACAACCTCCCGATACTCTTAGGAGGTCGCGGGGGACGAAGCTTGAACTCCGGACGGCACCTGCCCGCCGATGGCCAGGTTCCGCTGTGTAACCTATACCATGCGATGCTCGACCGCATGGGTGTTGAAGTGGAAGCCTTCGGAGATAGCACAGGGCCACTGAAAGACCTGGCTTAA